One genomic window of Anoplolepis gracilipes chromosome 5, ASM4749672v1, whole genome shotgun sequence includes the following:
- the Sras gene encoding CAAX prenyl protease 2 gives MEAAKPSTDNSHNCVSAILSCLGLSVLYVASLYVWSSPHNREHPSTIKKRFFSVFIMTLISPAPLYFGLNEQIFQKVTIWELLGLRWSGLIQATVIPLLLTMILFLGPLSLQGFNGLWRLYTEPMYWLGSIRTLIWWRNQVIAPLSEEWTFRACMLPLLLQCFTPSTAIFVCPLFFGVAHFHHVVERIKMGVGIKHALFVSCFQSAYTTLFGAYAAFLFAKTGHFVAPFAAHSFCNHMGFPDLSEVVAYKDPLKRAGLFCLFVIGLIAWCFLLTPMTHPSLFNNNLFWTKHFI, from the exons ATGGAGGCCGCGAAACCAAGTACCGATAACTCGCACAATTGCGTCTCCGCGATCCTCTCGTGCCTCGGGCTCTCGGTCCTGTACGTGGCGAGCCTGTATGTCTGGAGTTCGCCGCACAACAG GGAACATCCATCAACGATAAAGAAACGATTTTTTAGCGTATTTATCATGACCCTCATTTCACCAGCACCTTTATACTTTGGATTAAAtgaacaaatatttcaaaag GTAACTATCTGGGAATTGCTGGGTCTACGATGGTCAGGTTTAATACAGGCGACTGTGATACCATTACTCCTAACAATGATCCTGTTCCTAGGTCCCTTAAGTTTACAAGGATTTAATGGGCTGTGGCGATTGTACACTG agCCCATGTACTGGTTGGGAAGCATACGAACGTTGATCTGGTGGAGAAACCAAGTGATCGCTCCACTGTCTGAAGAATGGACCTTCAGAGCCTGTATGTTGCCATTGCTTTTACAATGTTTTACACCGTCTACTGCCATATTTGTGTGTCCTCTATTCTTTGGAGTGGCTCATTTCCATCATGTAGTGGAGAGGATAAAGATGGGAGTAGGAATCAAACATGCGCTGTTTGTATCCT GTTTTCAGTCTGCATATACGACTTTATTTGGAGCGTACGCGGCTTTTCTCTTTGCGAAGACAG GACACTTCGTAGCACCATTCGCCGCGCATTCTTTTTGTAACCACATGGGGTTTCCTGATCTTTCTGAAGTAGTAGCATATAAGGATCCACTGAAAAGAGCTGGACTGTTCTGTCTGTTTGTGATTGGTTTAATTGCTTGGTGTTTCTTGTTGACGCCGATGACGCACCCGtcattgtttaataataatttattctggactaaacattttatatga